A window of Desulfobacterales bacterium genomic DNA:
TCTGACCTCTGACCCCTGACCCCTGATACCCCGGAAACAAGGAAGATACCATGCCTCAAGGAAAGAAAAGAATCGCTGTCTATCCCGGGACCTTTGACCCGATCACCGAGGGTCATCTGGACATCATCCACCGCGCCCTGGAGATCTTTGACCGGGTGATCGTGGCCGTGGCCATTCATCCGGACAAGAAGCCGCTTTTCCCCCTGGACGAACGGCTGCAGATGATCCAGGACTGTTTTTCGGAAGATGAAGAACGGATTGAGGTGGAGGCCGTGTACGGGCTCCTGGTCAAATATGCACATGAAAAAGGGGCTGCCGCCATTGTCCGGGGGCTGCGGGCGGTTTCCGATTTCGAGTATGAGTTCCAGCTCGCCCTGATGAACCGGCGGTTGGAACGGGAGGTGGAGACCGTGTTTCTGATGACCGGCTTTCGCTGGATCTTCATCAGCTCAAGCATTATCAAGGACGCGGCCCGGCACGGCGGCGATATCAGCGGCCTGGTTCCAGAGCATGTCCGGGTCATGCTTCAGGCCAGATTTGCCAAGCCGGCCTGAGTCGCCGCATCTTTGTCCTCGGTCCCCTCCCCTGTTCAACAAAAAACAAGGAGTTTTTTTGCTCCCTGCCGGAGACCTTCCAACCAGGGTAACCGTTCACCGGGGGTACGGATTTACGGTAAACTCATGCCCGTAAGCGTTTACCAGTGGCTTAGATTCGTTCATTTGGGACTGCGAAGCATACTGGTGCTATTCGAGCAGGCCAGAATGGGCGAAGATGAGGTGCTGGTGAACGCTTACCAACCAGGCAAGATCCTGCTTTGGCTGCGGTGGCGACGGGGAGAGGCGCGGCTCGTTCGACCATCACGGAATCCAGGGATTTTCCCGGCCCGGCAAGGGGATGAAGCCCGGTTTTTTCAGGGTTTGGGCCGGTGCCCGCCTTGACTGAAGGGGTAAAGTTGATTATTACTTTACTGTTAAGCGAGAGTGGCGAAATTGGTATACGCACTGGATTTAGGTTCCAGCCCACCTGGTGGATGGGGGTTCAAGTCCCCCCTCTCGCACCAGTGCCGGAGAGTAACAGTGGAAGAAATCGAAGCGGTGTCGTCATGGCCCCGTTTTTTTGTTAAACAGTTTATCCTTAAGGAAAGAGATCAATGAACGTTACAGTTGAAGAGGTAAATCCCTTAACCAGGCGGTTGCGGATCGTGCTGCCCGTGGAGGATGTTGCCAAGGAGCTTGACACCGCCTACCGCAAGCTGAAATCAGAGGTGTCCATGAAGGGCTTCCGGCGGGGCAAGGCGCCCCGCGCCATCCTGGAAAAGGCATATGGCGAGCGGGTCCGGGCCGAGGTGGGTGAGAAACTGGTCCAGGCCACCTATTTTGATGCGGTGGAGCAGGAAAAACTCGACCCGGTGACCCATCCCGACATCACCGGCCATGAATTTACTGCCGACGGCAGCTTTGTCTACCAGGCGGACATTGATGTCCGGCCCGATTTTGAACTGAAGCAGTACAAGGGGCTTGAGATCGAGAAGCCAGAGGTTGTGGTGGACGACAGTGAGGTGGAAAAGGAGCTGGAGCGGATGCGCAAGGAAATGGCGCCGCTCAGGAACGTTGATGAGCGGGGAGTGCGGTTGCATGATCTGGTGGTCGTTGATTTTCAGGGTTTTGACAATGGACAGGCCATTCCCCAGGTAAATGGCGACAATGTCTCGGTGGATGTCGGTTCGGGCCGCAACGGTGAGGAGTTTGAAAACCAGTTGGTCGGAATGAAGACGGGCGAGGAGAAAACCTTTGAGGTCTCCTTTGACGCCGGCACCCCCAACCCGGTGCTGGCCGGCAAGACCGTGGAGTTCAAGGTGCTGGTCAACGAAATCAAGGAGCGGGTGCTGGCCGAGTTGGACGACGAGTTTGCCAAGGATGTGGGCAAGGAGTTTACCACCCTGGATGAACTGAAGGCCGAGATTCGCGCCAAGAAGCTTCAGGCCAAGGAGGATGCCCAGCAGGGCGACCTGGCCGACCGGTTGATGCTCAAGCTGCTTGAATCCCATGAGTTCGCCGTGCCGGAGCGGCTGGTGCGTTATGAAATCGAGGACCATCTCAAGCAGACCGAGAGCCACCTGGAGCGGGGCGGGATGAGCTTTGAGGCCGTTGGGATCAACCGGGAGGAGATGGGCGAGCGCTACCGGGAAGCCGCGGAAAAGCGGGTCCGGGGCGACTTCATCCTCAAGAAGATCGCCGAGGTAGAGGAGATCAAGGTGGCTGACGAGGACCTCAACCAGGGGTTTGAACGGATCGCGGCCCAGTATAATATGACAATCAACGAGGTGAAGGGATACTTTAAGAGCAGGGATGACATCCTGCCCTTTATGAACGAGATGCTTAACGAAAAAATTCTTAAATTTCTGCTGGATCAGGCGAAGTATAATAGAGTCCCGGCCGCGGAAGCAGAAGCGGAGCAGGCCCCGGAGCCGGCAGCTGCGGGGGACGAGGCATGAATTTGATCCCGATGGTGGTGGAGCAGAGCCCGCGCGGTGAGCGTTCGTGGGACATCTACTCCCGGCTGTTAAAGGAGCGGATTATCTTTCTGAGCCAGGCGGTGGACGATGTGACCGCCAGCCTGATCGTGGCCCAGATTCTCTTTCTCGAGGCCGACGACCCGGACAAGGATATCACCTTTTATATCAACTCGCCGGGCGGGGCGGTGACCGCGGGGATGGCCGTTTACGACACCATGAAGTATGTCAAGTGCGATATCGCCACCCTGTGCATGGGCCAGGCGGCCAGCATGGGCTCCCTGTTACTGGCCGCTGGCACCAAGGGCAAACGCTATGCACTGCCCAACTCCCGGATCCTGATCCATCAGCCCATGGGCGGGTTCCAGGGCCAGGCCACGGATATCGATATCCATGCCCGGGAGATTCTCCGGATGCGGGCGGACCTGAACCGGATCCTTGCCAACCATACCGGGCAGAACATTCGTAAGATCAGAAAAGATACTGAACGCGACTATTTCATGAGCGCCGACGAGGCAAAGGAATACGGCATCGTCGACAAGGTCCTGGTCCAGCGGCCCGATATCGTTGAGGAGGAATCATAATCATGTCTGATAAGGAAACCGACCCCGAGGCCACCTGTTTCTGCTCCTTCTGCGGCAAGAACCAGGATGAGGTGACCAAGCTGATCGCCGGCCCGTCGGTCTATATCTGTGACGAATGCATTGAACTCTGCAATGAGATCGTGCTTGAGGCCGGCGGCGCCAAGCCCGCGGACAACAAGCTCCCGGCCACCGCGGATTTCAAGCCGATGGATATCAAGCAGCATCTTGACGACTATGTGGTCGGTCAGCACCGGGCCAAGCGGATTCTTGCGGTGGCGGTGCATAACCATTACAAGCGGATCGACGCCCGGAGCCGGGGTGAGCGGGAAACAGTGGAGCTGCAGAAGAGCAATATTCTCCTGATCGGCCCGACCGGCAGCGGCAAGACCCTGATGGCCCAGACCCTGGCCAAGATATTAAACGTGCCCTTTGCCATTGCCGACGCCACCACCCTGACCGAGGCCGGTTATGTGGGCGAGGATGTGGAAAATATCCTGGTCAGCCTGCTCCAGGATGCGGATTACGATGTTCAGCGGGCAATGCGGGGCATCATCTACATTGATGAAATCGACAAGATCGCCCGCAAGTCGGACAGCCCCTCGATCACCCGTGACGTGTCCGGCGAGGGGGTGCAGCAGGCCCTGCTCAAGATCATCGAGGGCACCGTGGCCAGCGTACCTCCCAAGGGCGGCCGCAAGCATCCCCAGCAGGAGCTGGTCAAGATCGATACCAGCGATATCCTTTTTATCTGCGGCGGCGCCTTTGTCGGCCTGGAGCGCGAGGTCAAGAAGCGCAAGGGCACCAAATCCATGGGGTTCGGCGCCAAGGTGGTGAGCAAGCCCATGAAGACCCTGGGCGAGATTCTGGCCGGGGTCCTTCCCGAGGATCTGCTCCGGTTCGGGCTGATCCCCGAGATGGTGGGCCGGTTGCCGGTGGTCGCCACCATGGACGAACTGGAAGAGGCCGATCTGATCGAGATCCTGCGCGAACCCAAGAACGCGCTGACCAAACAGTACCAGCGTTTGTTCGAGCTGGACGGTATCCGGCTGCGCTTTACCGAGGGGGCCATGCGCGCCATTGCCAAAGAGGCCTTGAAGCGCAAGTCCGGGGCCAGGGGGTTGCGGGCGGTGATCGAGGAGGCGATGCTCGACGTGATGTTCGAGCTGCCCTCGGACCCCAGTGCCAAGGAGTGCGTGATCAGCGAGCAGGTGATCCTGAACGGCGATTATCCGGTGGTCCTGTATGAAAACCCCGAAACCAAGAAAAGCGCCTAAGCAGCGTATTTGATACTGATGGACAACGAAGTTTTGAACATGGATTATCCCCTCATGCCCCTGCGGGATATTGTTATTTTCCCCAACATGGTGGCACCGCTGGTGGTCGGCCGGAAGAAGTCGATCAAGGCCCTGGAAACGGCCATGGAGGGCAATACCGAGATCTTTCTGGTGACCCAGAAGGATGCCGGCGACGAAGACCCGTCAC
This region includes:
- the coaD gene encoding pantetheine-phosphate adenylyltransferase, which gives rise to MPQGKKRIAVYPGTFDPITEGHLDIIHRALEIFDRVIVAVAIHPDKKPLFPLDERLQMIQDCFSEDEERIEVEAVYGLLVKYAHEKGAAAIVRGLRAVSDFEYEFQLALMNRRLEREVETVFLMTGFRWIFISSSIIKDAARHGGDISGLVPEHVRVMLQARFAKPA
- the tig gene encoding trigger factor, with amino-acid sequence MNVTVEEVNPLTRRLRIVLPVEDVAKELDTAYRKLKSEVSMKGFRRGKAPRAILEKAYGERVRAEVGEKLVQATYFDAVEQEKLDPVTHPDITGHEFTADGSFVYQADIDVRPDFELKQYKGLEIEKPEVVVDDSEVEKELERMRKEMAPLRNVDERGVRLHDLVVVDFQGFDNGQAIPQVNGDNVSVDVGSGRNGEEFENQLVGMKTGEEKTFEVSFDAGTPNPVLAGKTVEFKVLVNEIKERVLAELDDEFAKDVGKEFTTLDELKAEIRAKKLQAKEDAQQGDLADRLMLKLLESHEFAVPERLVRYEIEDHLKQTESHLERGGMSFEAVGINREEMGERYREAAEKRVRGDFILKKIAEVEEIKVADEDLNQGFERIAAQYNMTINEVKGYFKSRDDILPFMNEMLNEKILKFLLDQAKYNRVPAAEAEAEQAPEPAAAGDEA
- the clpP gene encoding ATP-dependent Clp endopeptidase proteolytic subunit ClpP; its protein translation is MNLIPMVVEQSPRGERSWDIYSRLLKERIIFLSQAVDDVTASLIVAQILFLEADDPDKDITFYINSPGGAVTAGMAVYDTMKYVKCDIATLCMGQAASMGSLLLAAGTKGKRYALPNSRILIHQPMGGFQGQATDIDIHAREILRMRADLNRILANHTGQNIRKIRKDTERDYFMSADEAKEYGIVDKVLVQRPDIVEEES
- the clpX gene encoding ATP-dependent Clp protease ATP-binding subunit ClpX; its protein translation is MSDKETDPEATCFCSFCGKNQDEVTKLIAGPSVYICDECIELCNEIVLEAGGAKPADNKLPATADFKPMDIKQHLDDYVVGQHRAKRILAVAVHNHYKRIDARSRGERETVELQKSNILLIGPTGSGKTLMAQTLAKILNVPFAIADATTLTEAGYVGEDVENILVSLLQDADYDVQRAMRGIIYIDEIDKIARKSDSPSITRDVSGEGVQQALLKIIEGTVASVPPKGGRKHPQQELVKIDTSDILFICGGAFVGLEREVKKRKGTKSMGFGAKVVSKPMKTLGEILAGVLPEDLLRFGLIPEMVGRLPVVATMDELEEADLIEILREPKNALTKQYQRLFELDGIRLRFTEGAMRAIAKEALKRKSGARGLRAVIEEAMLDVMFELPSDPSAKECVISEQVILNGDYPVVLYENPETKKSA